In Oligoflexia bacterium, the following are encoded in one genomic region:
- the rpsD gene encoding 30S ribosomal protein S4, which produces MSRAIKHVCRLCRRENMKLFLKGDRCYTDKCSFERRPYPPGQHGQARMKFSEFALQLREKQKVKRIYGIFESQFRRYFRDSEQEKGVTGETLLLKLERRLDNTVYLLGFASSRNEAKHLVKHSHFMVNGKMVNMPSYELKKGDIIEVREKSRQMDKVMAAIEGAKRREIPKWLDPAHGDFKGTIKDTPTREDVTFPIEEHMVVEYYSR; this is translated from the coding sequence TTGAGTCGTGCTATTAAACATGTATGTAGACTATGTCGCAGAGAGAACATGAAATTGTTTTTGAAGGGTGACCGCTGTTACACTGACAAGTGTAGTTTTGAGCGTCGTCCTTACCCCCCGGGACAGCATGGTCAAGCAAGAATGAAATTTTCTGAATTTGCTCTTCAACTTCGCGAGAAGCAGAAGGTAAAAAGAATTTACGGAATATTTGAAAGCCAATTTCGCCGTTACTTCAGAGATTCTGAGCAAGAAAAAGGCGTTACTGGTGAAACATTACTGCTCAAGCTTGAGCGTCGCTTAGATAATACCGTCTATCTTTTGGGTTTTGCTAGCAGCCGAAATGAGGCGAAGCATTTAGTGAAGCACAGTCATTTCATGGTGAATGGCAAAATGGTTAACATGCCAAGCTATGAACTTAAAAAAGGCGATATTATTGAAGTTCGTGAAAAGAGCCGCCAGATGGATAAAGTCATGGCTGCGATTGAAGGAGCTAAGCGAAGGGAAATTCCCAAGTGGTTGGATCCTGCACATGGTGACTTTAAAGGTACCATCAAGGATACACCTACTCGTGAGGATGTAACTTTCCCAATCGAAGAACACATGGTTGTAGAATATTATTCAAGATAA